The genomic stretch CGGCTTCCAGGGTTCAGGCCGTTTATTGTCAATGGTGGGGGCCAACGGGTTGATTGTGTTGCCACACGGCCAGGGAGATTTTGCCGCCGGGGCCGTGGTGGAGGCCGTGATTCTGGGGCCGGTTGAGATGGAGTAGGCATAAGTTGCCAAATTCAGCACAATGTGTCACAATGTAACCGTACATTCTATTTTGGAGGGAGAATGTTTATGCTGCCTTTCAAACTACATTCTCTGGCAAGGATTGGGCTTGTTGTAAGTTTTGGTTTGGCCCTGATTTTGGGTTCAGGTTTATTATACGTTGCTGCCGCCCCTCCGTCGCAATTTCCCATTAATTCGGTCACCCTTATCAGCGACCCTCCCCCCCCCGATCCCAATTTCCCCGGCCAATTTGTCGAGCGAACCATCCTACAGAACAATCTGCTTGACCCTGGCGGAACCACGCAATGGCGTTTCCCTACCTTTGATGACAGTAGTTGGCTAAACTCTTACCCGGTGGTGAGACTTCCGGCCTGGGGAGACCCGCTGGGCAACCCTGCTTCCCCGGCCGATTTCATCTGGGGCGGCTCACCCGGAGTTGGCCCCGATGCCAACGGCCGTTATCAGATTCCCAATACGCCTAACCCACGCCAATATCTTTTTTTGCGCAAAAATTTTTGTATTCCCATCAACGCCAGCCTTAATTCAGTTGCGGTAGTCAACCCGTTGCGCCTGCAAGTAGCTGCTTCACCCGGCAATGCTTCTGTTTACTATAATGGCACTGCTTTGGTAACGGGCTTGCCCGGCGATGAAACAGGAGCTTTTTATAACCTGAACCTGTTGCCCGGTCTGGTCAACTCGGTGCGGCGCATTGGCCGCAATACCCTGGCCATGCGGGTGCGGGATGATTTGGCCGACACCAGCGCCGGGGTAGCCTATCAACTGCAATTCAACTATAATATTGACCCTGCCGCCCTGACCATAAATAGCAATCCCCCCAGTCCTACCACCGCCAACACCGCCATCACTTTTAGCCAGAATAACAACGGTTTGAGCGGGGATGGCCCCTTTACCTTTGAATGGAACTTTGGCGATGGCACCACCAGCACCGCAGCCGCGCCGGTAAAAGCCTATGCGACACCCGGCACCTATACCGTTGTCCTCACCATGACCGACCGTTTTGGCTGCCCTTCGGCCCCGGTTTCTTTAATTTATGAGGTGCAGCCCCAACCCACCGCCACGCCTACCAATACCCCTATAGCTCCCCCACCCTCTTCTGACGATGATGATGACGATGTATTGCCAACCCCAACCGCCACAGCCACGCCAACGCCAACTCCAACCGCCACGCCTGCCGGCCCGGTATATCTACCTGAAACCGGCTTATTAGCCGAGCCTGCCTCCCCGCACTCGTCTCCCTTGGTGTTTACGGTAGGGATTATCAGCCTGGCTTTATTAGGCGCAGGTTACCTGGCGCGACGTTGGCTCAAAAGCGGTGATTGAGGAGTGTATCAGATGAAAAAAGTCTTTCTATCCAGCTTGACCCTGACCACCCTGGTCCTCTTTGGCCTGGTTGCCTTTATCGTTATCGCCCGTCCTGGCCTGGGGCAGAGTAATAACCTGGCCGCCGTGGCCGATGTCTCCCAACCTGTGGTGGCCGTCTCATTTGATTTTGACCCCCAACTGGTTGACTACCAGGTTTCTCAACCTGACTACGCCTGGATTGACCTTAGCGACAGCAGCGATGAACAAATCAAACCGGCCGACTTTGAAGATAACGTGGGGTCAGCCGCCATTGACCTTGGTTTTTATTTCCCCTTCTTTGACCATGTTTATCGGCAAGTGCGGGTGAGCGACAACGGCTATCTCTATTTTGGCGGCGAACAGACCGACGGCGGTTCCACCCCCCAGGCCGTGCCTTCTCAAGAGGACCTTATTCATAATCTCATTGCGCCGTTAGGCGCAGACCTGTTCCGTAACCCGGCCGACTCGGTGGTTTATATTGCCCGGCAAACAGAGCCGGACCGCCGGTTGGTGGTTCAGTTTGAAAACGCTTATTGGTGCTGCAACCTGGAAGCGGCCAATAATTTTCAGGTTATACTGTATCCCGACGGCCGGATTCTGACGCAATACCAATCCGTGCAAAGTCAAGACCCGGCCCACGCTTACGTTACGGTTGGTCTGGAAAATGAGGACGGCTCGCGGGGGCAAAGTTTTTACACCGGCCTGTTAAACAAAACCGATGTTTTTAAGAGTGAATTAGCCGTGTTGTACAACCCCGGCGACACCGTATTGGGCCGGTTGCTTTTTATGCCTGAAACCGGCCATGCCCAGGCCGCGCCGGGACAAAGCGCCACTTTCAACACAGACTTGCTTAACCTGAGTGGGGTTGACAGTACCTTCACCATTACCCACACCCTACAAGTCAACGGCGTTGACGTTCCCCTGCATCCTGTGGCCGCAGAGGAAAGTCAAGAGGCAGATGCACCGGATGAGTCTACCGGGCCGGAAGGAACGGCTGAACCACCGGCAACCTGGGGCATAAAAACCCTAACTGAACCCGGTCAGGTTAACCATACCGAGGCCGGGCCGCTGGCGGTTGAGATCATCATTCCTCAAACTGCGCAAGCGGGCGACGTAGCCGTGATCACCTTCCGCGCTCTGCCCGACGCCATAACCGAGTTAGAAGCAGTAGCCACCTTCACCATCGAGGTAACGTCCGCCAACCCGGAATAAAGCATGTCATTTCGAGGCCATAGGCCGAGAAATCCCCGGAATCTAGCTCAAAAACATTACGCCGTAGGGATTTCTCGCTACGCTCGAAATGACATGGAGCCTACGTCAGGCTTTTCAGACAGGCTCTAAAAATTCTCTATTAGGCAACATTTTTCGGGCCAAGTCCCGGACAAGGCGCAGAACCTTAAAAGTAAAAAGCTTGCCCCAAAAGCTGAATTTTTGAGATTTTACTCTCTGCCCAAGCTTAAAATTTTCTATTCTCTGGGCCAACCCCGAAACCTTTTTTGCCAGTTCTGGACTCCTATTTTTAGAACTAAAACGATTGACGATGATTTGCTGATTTACTAATTTGCGGGCAACCTTTGCTTGCCTTTGTCCATTTACTATTACCAAAGGAGGGAATCCTATGAACCGCAGCCTTAAAGTTATCATCGCCGTTATCGGCGCCTTTATCCTGTTGAGCCTGGCCCTGGCCAGCATTATTTCTTTGACCCCCACCGAAGTGGCCGCCGCCCCACCGGCTGCCCCTCCTGCCCGGCCAGCCAATCCAGGCAGCAGCGTATACACCCTCTACGACAACCTGTGGATACCCAGTGAAGACCCGCCGGCCCACTACGAGTGGGTTGAAATCAACAACAGCGCCGATTATGCCTGGGATTTGGGCGACCCTGATGAAGAAAACAACGTCTCTCCCAATTTTCCCATTGGTTTTATCTTCCCTTTTTACAATGATTTTTACACCCAATTTCGGGTGAGCGAAAAAGGCTTTATCTTTTTTGAGCACCCAAATGTAGATGTTGGCCCCGGCACTGCGTTACCTGATATAATTGCCGATCAAACTCCTGGTGGTATTCCCAATGATACGGATAACTTCATTGCCCCCTTCGCCGGCGACCTATTTGGTTATCCCGGCATTTCTCGCGTTTATATCAGAAACGACACCAGCCCCCGGCGCGCCATCATCGAGTTCGAGAATGTAGTCTGGTGTTGCGGGCCGTACAACCCCCGCACGTTTCAAATTATTCTTTATCCCAGCGGCGATATTGACGTGCAATATCGCAAAATCACCAATTTTTCCGGCAACCTGGACGACGGGCAAACCGTGCGGCTGGGGCTGGAAAACCTGGAAGGTACAGAGGGTGATGTTTATAACCAGGGTCTCTTTAACGATATTGATGCCGCCGTGCCGGCCTATTTACAAGACAGCCTGGACGTTTATTACAACGCCGAATTCACCGCTCCCCACGTCATCTTTTGGCCGGATAGCGAGCGCATCTGGGACGACCCCGGCCATCCCATCAATGTCTCGGCCAATCTCTACCTGGCCGCCCCCGAAACCGTCACCCGCAGTTTCAACATCATGACCAGTTCGTTGGTCGTCAGCTCGATTCTGCCCGCAAGTACTTGGGCCGACAACATCACCCATACCACCTTTGTGCCGGTGTTCAGCGGCACGTATAGCGCCACCGTGCAATTTGTGCTGACGGTCCCCGTTGGCGCCAACTTTTGGGACGTAGCCACCGCCACCTTTGTGGCTGAATCTGTTGAATCTCCACCCACTACAGATACCTTTACCGTTGTCTACGGTCCCGCCCACCGCGATCTGCAAATCCAAAAAGACCTCAACCCTAATATCTGGCCAGCCAGCGGCGGCGCCTTCCGCTACCGCCTGATCATTACCAACACCGATTACAACAACAGCGACCGGGCCGCCATCGCCCGCAGCGTGGTGGTGACAGACCTGCTCCAGACGGGTGTGGCTTACGAAGATTGTCGCAGGCAACCCTACTATCAAAGCTGCGGCGGTGCAGCAGCCACCAGCACCGTGGCCGGAGGAACAGTTTTTACCTTGACCGTTGGCGATATGAATATTGATGAAACCCGAACCATCTACCTGGAATTGCGGGATAACGGGGCCTTTCGACCAATCAATAATACCGCCCACATCACCTTGACGGATGGGATTGAATTGGGTGACGGCCCCAATAACCATGACAGCAGCGCCCCCATCAACGCAGCCGACCCACAGCAGGATTTACATATTGAAAAACATTATTGGTACAATAACGATTACGTGGCCGCCGGCCAGTCAATTCCGTTTGACATTGACCTGTACAATGATGGCTCAACCGGCCATTCAGGCAATGTGCCGGTTGATAATGTGGTAGTAGTGGACGTGCTGCCGGAAGACACAACCTTTGACCGGGCAGAATTATACTACGAGGGACCGGCGCTGAGTCCGGAAGGGTCAATAGCGCCCACCATCAGCGGGCCAATGAGCAGAACATTGACCTTCACCGTTCCGAAGGTAGACAACGGCTACTGGAATGAGCTACACCTGATCGTGTGGATCAGTATTCCCCCCACCATCCCGGTTGGCACGTACTTGACCAACACGGCAACCGTTCAAAATGGCCCCTCGGCCACAGAAACCGTGATCATAGGCAGCAATTACATTGACCCCTTTGTGGATAAAGGGCCAACCCCGGACTATGATGGCAATATTGTTCAGCCGGAACCGGGCAAAAGTTACACCTACTGGATCACGTACGGCAATCGCAGCGTGCTCACCCAAGCCACCAACTTCATCATCTCCGATACCCTGCCCGCTTCCGTCACCCTGGTCAGCGCCTCGCCGGGCGATTATTTGACCGGGCCGTTTATCAGCGCCGTTTCCGGGCAAACGGTCATCAGTTGGTATACCTCTACTTTGCCCGCCGGGGCCATGGGGGAAGTCATGATCATGGTTGACCTTGACAGCGACGTGCCCCCCGGCACCGAATTGGCCAATACCATCGTCGCCACTTACACCGGCACTTTTACCCCCTCCACCACCGACGATGACACGGACGTTTTCACTATTGAAGTAGCTTCCGACTTTAACGGCTCCCAGAAATTGGTGAACAATCCCACCCCTTCCGCCGGCAGCGAGGTTGAATATACCATTTTGATCAGCAATACGGGGGCGGCTACTACTTATACGGTTATTGACACGCTGCCGCCAGAGTTGACCTATGTTTCCAGTAGTGACCCACAACCGGCCACGACACCGCCACCGGGTACAGCCGGGGGCAATATTACCTGGGCCGGTTCTATCAATGAAAACAGTCAGGTAGAACTCAAATTTAGGGCCAGGATAACAGAAACGGCTGTAACGGGAGACGTTATCTCCAATACGGCCAATATTGCCACTGCCGGAGGAGTCAAAATCAATCGCCGGGTTGACGTGACCGTGGCCGGGGGCGTTTTTGCCAACTCCAGCAAAACGGTCACTCCCAACCCCGTGGCCAGGGGCGGCCAGGTGGAGTATACCCTTACCATTTCCAACAGCGGCAGCGCTGCTGGCGCCATTACCGTCACCGACTCCCTGCCGCCCTCGGTGACGCTGCCCAGCGCCTTTAACCCCAGCGCCGGCAGTGTGACCCCTCCCGGCGGCGGCAGCCGGGTCTTTACCTGGACGGCCACCGTGGGAGCTAACCGCAGCGAAACCCTGAGGTTTGAGGTGACGGTGTCCACGGCCGTAACCAATGGAGATAGGATTGAGAACGTGGCCTGGCTGGAGACCGGCGGAGTTTCGGTTTCCATCCCGCTGAGATCCACCCTGCTCATCCAGGAGGTATCCGGCGGGATATACCTGCCTATCATCGTCAAGCAGTAGCCGGAAGCTATTTTTGCCGGCAAAAGAAAGAGGGGCAGACACAATCTGCCCCTCTTTTATAGTTGTTCGGCCAAAATTCAAAAGCTGGGTAAGAGCCAGGAGAGCTTATTCCTCCGCCTTCAAATCCGCAGCCACGCCTGCCGTGACCCGCGCCAGATCATCCGGCGAAACGGCGAAAACGGCGTTGGGCGTGCCGGCCGCGGCCCAGATAACGTTGAATTGCCAGAAGTCCTGGTCAATGTAAACGGGCAGCCTGGTTTGATGACCAAAGGGGGGCACGCCGCCAATGGCAAAGCCGGTGGCCGCCCGCACCGTGTCCGCATCGCCTCGTTTCACTTTTTTCCGGCCCACGCCGCACAGAGCCGCCAGCTTCTTTTCGTCCAGCCGGTTAGGGCCGCTGACCAGGGCCAGGGTTGGCCGGCCGTCAACCACAAACAACAAAGATTTGACAATCTGGGCCGGGGCACAACCAATGGCCCGGGCCGCGTCGTCCGCCGTGCGGGTAGGAACGGCAAACTCTTTAACGGTAATATTTAACCCCAACGCTTGGGCCACAGCAACCACTTTTTGGGCAGTTGGATGCATACTTAACCCTCTAGAGATAGTTCATCCGGTACGGAGATTTACCCTTTGGCGACCAACGACCAACGACCATTGACCAATGTCCTTTGTGGTACATCAGGTAAAAAAATCCCGGCAAAATTATAAACTATCCCATCCTTTTGTTATTTAGCAGCGCGTATTCCATGCTATCAATCAAGGCCCGCCAACTGGCCTCGATGATGTTGGTATGAGCGCCCACCGTGGTCCAGATATGCCCCGAAGCGTCGTCGTGAAAATCAATCATCACCCGGGTGTGGGCGGCGGTGCCGGAGTCGCTGTCAAGAATACGGACCTTGTAATCGGTCAGGTGAAGGTTTCTGAGCTGCGGAAAATCCTGGTACAGCGCCCGGCGCAGGGCCACGTTCAAGGCATTCACCGGCCCGTTCCCTTCGGCCACCGTGTGCCGCACTTCATTGCCAACTTTTATTTTTACCGTTGCTTCGGTAAAAAGACCGCGGCCCTGCCGGTTTTCGGTAATGACCATAAAGTCAACCACCTCAAAAAGGGGTTGATAACCGTTGGCCACCCGGCGCAGCATGATGTCTATAGAGGCCGAAGCGCCCTCAAAGGTATAGCCCTGGTTTTCCAGCTCTTTGACTTGTTCCAGCACCTGCTTTGCCTCGTCGCGGCTGGTATCCAGGCCCAGCTCTTCGGCTTTGTGCAAAATGTTGCCCCGGCCGGAAAGTTCAGAAATAAGGTTGCGTTTCTCATTGCCCACCAGGGTGGGATCCATGTGCTGGTAGCTCTCTTCAATTTTGCGGATAGCGGCCATGTGGATGCCGCCCTTATGGGCAAAAGCGCTATGGCCCACAAAAGCCTGGCGCGTATTGGGCGCCATATTGGCTAATTCGTCCACGTAGCGGGAGAGTTGGGTTAAAGTGGCCAGTTGCTCCGGGCCAACACACCGATACCCCATTTTGAGCTGTAAATTGGGAATAACGCTAATAAGATTGGCGTTGCCTACTCGCTCGCCGTAGCCGTTGATGGTGCCTTGCACGTGCGCCGCTCCGCCGCGCACGCCGGCCAGGCTATTGGCCACGCCCAGTTCAATGTCGTTGTGGGCGTGGATGCCCAATTGGGCTTGGGGAAAACGTTCGGCCACCCGTTTGGTGATTTCCTCAATTTCCCAGGGAGTGGCGCCGCCGTTTGTTTCGCACAATACCAGGCAGTCGGCGCCGCTTTGCATGGCGGCTTGCAGGGTGAGCATGGCGTATTCAGGATCGGCCTTGTAGCCGTCAAAGAAGTGCTCGGCGTCAAAAATAACTTCTTTAGCCCGCTCTTTGAAATACCGCACGCTTTCGGAAATCATGGCCAGGTTTTCTTCCAGCGTTGTCTCCAACACGTGATGCACGTGCAAATTCCAGCCTTTGCCCACCAGGGTGACCACCGGGGTGTTGGCGGCAACCAGGGCCTGGATGTTGGCGTCGGCATCGCAAGTGGTGCCTTTATAGCGAGTGCTGCCAAAGGCGGCAATTTTAGCATGCTTTAAATTTAACTCATGTTGCCGCGCAAAAAATTCGGCGTCTTTGGGATTGGAACCGGGCCAGCCGCCTTCGATGTAGTGAACGCCAAACTCGTCCAACTTTCGGGCAATTTTTAATTTATCATGGCAAGATAGGGAAACCCCTTCACCCTGGGTGCCATCCCGCAGGGTGGTATCGTACAAAAGTATTTGAGTTGTCATTGGAACCTCCGCAATAAAATATAGAAAATAGAATCTAGAAATTAGATGGATATGGGACTCCTCTAATTTCTCATTTTTTATCTCTAATTTTTAGAGCGGCCCAATGCGACGGGCGACGGTCATTGAGTTGACCCTCGCCCGTTTGACACCTCTGGGAACACCAATAGTTGCTTGGTGCAATTCCATAAGACTATAAACTTTCTGTAAAGTGGATTTAATACGAACGACCACCGACCACCGACCGACGACCAGTCCCACTGTTCGTCGGTCGTACTTCATCCTTCGTCGGTGGTCGTTCGTCGTTCATCGTTGGTCGTCGTTCGTCCTTTGTCAAGCAACCTCAAGCTCAAGGGTATTGAGGTCGTTCAGTTCGGCAAAGGCTTTTAACATCCGGTCTACAAAAGACTCCTGGCCTTTACGCAGCCAAACCCGGGGATCGTACATTTTTTTATTGGGCTTATCCGGCCCTTCGGGATTGCCGATCTGGCCTTGCAAATAATCCTTCTTTTCCTGGTAATAACGGTGAACGCCATCCCAGAAAGCCCATTGCAGGTCGGTGTCAATGTTCATTTTCACCACGCCGTAGGCAATAGCTTCGCGGATTTCTTCGGGGCTGGAGCCGGAGCCGCCGTGGAACACAAAACTGACCGGCTTTGGCCCGGTGTTGAATTTTTCTTGCACGTAATTATTGGAGTTAAGCAGAATCTTGGGGGTCAGGTGAACGTTACCGGGTTTGTAAACACCGTGCACATTGCCAAAGGCGGCGGCAATGGTGAACTTATCGCTTACTTTCATCAGCTCTTCGTAGGCGTAAGCCACTTCTTCGGGCTGGGTGTAGAGCCGGGCGCTGTCAATGCCGGTGTGGTCCACCCCATCCTCTTCCCCGCCGGTTACGCCCAGTTCAATTTCCAGGGTCATGCCCATTTTGCTCATTCGTTCCAGGTAGCGTTTGGAAGTTTCGACATTGTCTTTGATGGGTTCTTCCGACAGATCAAGCATGTGCATACTATACAGCGGCACGCCATACACTTTGTAAAATTCTTCGCCGGCGTCCAGCAAACCGTCAATCCAGGGCAGCAGTTTGCGGGCGGCATGGTCGGTGTGCAAGAGCACGCGAGCGCCATAAAGCGCGGCCACTTCGTGCACGTGGCGCGCCCCAGAAACTGATCCAGCAATGGCCGCCTGCTGATTTTCATTACTCAACCCTTTACCGGCAAAAAAAACGCCGCCGCCGTTAGAAAACTGCAAAATAACCGGCGCGTTGGCCTTAACCGCCGATTCCAGCACACCATTGACGCTTTCGGTGCCCACCACGTTGGCCGCAGGCAAGGCAAATTCGTTCTTTTTGGCAACGGCAAAGAGTTGTTGCACTTTGTCGCCAGTAACCACGCCTGGCGCCAGAATGTCTTTGAGTTTTGGCATTTTGATGTCTCCTATCAATATTTAGATGTGATACTAGGCAATGGTAATACTTTCATCCAGATAAACATCCTGGATGTGATTCAGCAATTTGGCGCCTTCGGCCATGGGGCGTTGGAACGCCTTGCGACCGGAAATCAAGCCCATCCCGCCGCCGCGTTTATTGACTACGGCAGTGTAAACGGCCTCGGCAAAATCGTCGGCCCCGGAAGGCCCGCCGGAGTTAATCAGGCCCACCCGGCCCATGTAGTTGTTGGCCACTTGCCAGCGCACCAGGTCAATGGGGTGGTCGGTGCAGAGGTCGCCGTACATTTTGGGATGGCTTTTGCCAAAGCCAATGGCCTTAAAACCGCCGTTTTTGGTAGGCAGTTTTTGTTTGATGATGTCGGCCTGGATGGTAGCGCCCAGGTAATTGCCCTGGCCGGTGGTATCGGCGGCGTCGTGGTAATCCACGCCCTCTTTTTTGAATTCTGAGTTACGCAGGTAGCACCACAACACGGTGGCCATTCCCAGTTCATGGGCGTATTCAAAGGCTTCGCTCACTTCCACAATCTGGCGGCTGGACTCCTGGGAACCAAAGTAAATGGTTGCGCCAACGGCTACAGCCCCCATATTCCAGGCTTCTCTGATGCTGCCAAAAAAAATCTGGTCGTATTTGGCCGGATACGTCATCAACTCGTTGTGATTGAACTTGACCAGGAAAGGGATTTTGTGGGCATATTTGCGCGCCACCGAACCAAGCACGCCAAAAGTAGAAGCCACGGCATTGCAGCCGCCGGCCAGGGCCAACTTAACAATGTTTTCGGGATCAAAATAGGCCGGGTTAGGGGCAAAAGAAGCCCCGGCGGTGTGCTCGATGCCCTGGTCAACGGGCAAAATGGACAAATAACCTGTGCCCGCCAACCGCCCGG from Anaerolineae bacterium encodes the following:
- a CDS encoding YbaK/EbsC family protein, which translates into the protein MHPTAQKVVAVAQALGLNITVKEFAVPTRTADDAARAIGCAPAQIVKSLLFVVDGRPTLALVSGPNRLDEKKLAALCGVGRKKVKRGDADTVRAATGFAIGGVPPFGHQTRLPVYIDQDFWQFNVIWAAAGTPNAVFAVSPDDLARVTAGVAADLKAEE
- a CDS encoding DUF11 domain-containing protein, which gives rise to MNRSLKVIIAVIGAFILLSLALASIISLTPTEVAAAPPAAPPARPANPGSSVYTLYDNLWIPSEDPPAHYEWVEINNSADYAWDLGDPDEENNVSPNFPIGFIFPFYNDFYTQFRVSEKGFIFFEHPNVDVGPGTALPDIIADQTPGGIPNDTDNFIAPFAGDLFGYPGISRVYIRNDTSPRRAIIEFENVVWCCGPYNPRTFQIILYPSGDIDVQYRKITNFSGNLDDGQTVRLGLENLEGTEGDVYNQGLFNDIDAAVPAYLQDSLDVYYNAEFTAPHVIFWPDSERIWDDPGHPINVSANLYLAAPETVTRSFNIMTSSLVVSSILPASTWADNITHTTFVPVFSGTYSATVQFVLTVPVGANFWDVATATFVAESVESPPTTDTFTVVYGPAHRDLQIQKDLNPNIWPASGGAFRYRLIITNTDYNNSDRAAIARSVVVTDLLQTGVAYEDCRRQPYYQSCGGAAATSTVAGGTVFTLTVGDMNIDETRTIYLELRDNGAFRPINNTAHITLTDGIELGDGPNNHDSSAPINAADPQQDLHIEKHYWYNNDYVAAGQSIPFDIDLYNDGSTGHSGNVPVDNVVVVDVLPEDTTFDRAELYYEGPALSPEGSIAPTISGPMSRTLTFTVPKVDNGYWNELHLIVWISIPPTIPVGTYLTNTATVQNGPSATETVIIGSNYIDPFVDKGPTPDYDGNIVQPEPGKSYTYWITYGNRSVLTQATNFIISDTLPASVTLVSASPGDYLTGPFISAVSGQTVISWYTSTLPAGAMGEVMIMVDLDSDVPPGTELANTIVATYTGTFTPSTTDDDTDVFTIEVASDFNGSQKLVNNPTPSAGSEVEYTILISNTGAATTYTVIDTLPPELTYVSSSDPQPATTPPPGTAGGNITWAGSINENSQVELKFRARITETAVTGDVISNTANIATAGGVKINRRVDVTVAGGVFANSSKTVTPNPVARGGQVEYTLTISNSGSAAGAITVTDSLPPSVTLPSAFNPSAGSVTPPGGGSRVFTWTATVGANRSETLRFEVTVSTAVTNGDRIENVAWLETGGVSVSIPLRSTLLIQEVSGGIYLPIIVKQ
- a CDS encoding citramalate synthase, which codes for MTTQILLYDTTLRDGTQGEGVSLSCHDKLKIARKLDEFGVHYIEGGWPGSNPKDAEFFARQHELNLKHAKIAAFGSTRYKGTTCDADANIQALVAANTPVVTLVGKGWNLHVHHVLETTLEENLAMISESVRYFKERAKEVIFDAEHFFDGYKADPEYAMLTLQAAMQSGADCLVLCETNGGATPWEIEEITKRVAERFPQAQLGIHAHNDIELGVANSLAGVRGGAAHVQGTINGYGERVGNANLISVIPNLQLKMGYRCVGPEQLATLTQLSRYVDELANMAPNTRQAFVGHSAFAHKGGIHMAAIRKIEESYQHMDPTLVGNEKRNLISELSGRGNILHKAEELGLDTSRDEAKQVLEQVKELENQGYTFEGASASIDIMLRRVANGYQPLFEVVDFMVITENRQGRGLFTEATVKIKVGNEVRHTVAEGNGPVNALNVALRRALYQDFPQLRNLHLTDYKVRILDSDSGTAAHTRVMIDFHDDASGHIWTTVGAHTNIIEASWRALIDSMEYALLNNKRMG
- the fbaA gene encoding class II fructose-bisphosphate aldolase; protein product: MPKLKDILAPGVVTGDKVQQLFAVAKKNEFALPAANVVGTESVNGVLESAVKANAPVILQFSNGGGVFFAGKGLSNENQQAAIAGSVSGARHVHEVAALYGARVLLHTDHAARKLLPWIDGLLDAGEEFYKVYGVPLYSMHMLDLSEEPIKDNVETSKRYLERMSKMGMTLEIELGVTGGEEDGVDHTGIDSARLYTQPEEVAYAYEELMKVSDKFTIAAAFGNVHGVYKPGNVHLTPKILLNSNNYVQEKFNTGPKPVSFVFHGGSGSSPEEIREAIAYGVVKMNIDTDLQWAFWDGVHRYYQEKKDYLQGQIGNPEGPDKPNKKMYDPRVWLRKGQESFVDRMLKAFAELNDLNTLELEVA
- a CDS encoding class I fructose-bisphosphate aldolase, whose protein sequence is MATDIVKLLGDKADDLLGHVCKGISKESLHVPGPDFIDRVWAQSDRNPQVLRSLQMLYNTGRLAGTGYLSILPVDQGIEHTAGASFAPNPAYFDPENIVKLALAGGCNAVASTFGVLGSVARKYAHKIPFLVKFNHNELMTYPAKYDQIFFGSIREAWNMGAVAVGATIYFGSQESSRQIVEVSEAFEYAHELGMATVLWCYLRNSEFKKEGVDYHDAADTTGQGNYLGATIQADIIKQKLPTKNGGFKAIGFGKSHPKMYGDLCTDHPIDLVRWQVANNYMGRVGLINSGGPSGADDFAEAVYTAVVNKRGGGMGLISGRKAFQRPMAEGAKLLNHIQDVYLDESITIA